The uncultured Roseibium sp. DNA segment GGCGGTCTCGACGACATCGTCCGAGACACCCGTCCCACCGAAATACCGGATGTCGTGGCCGTCAACCGGGCTGGAAAAGGCAACCGTCTGATCACGATGGCGCCGGACCGGCAGATGGTCGAACAGGCGTCCGGCACCGTCTTTGCCATGCCGAGCCTGATCGACGGCGAGAAAAAAGCAGGGATGCCGCGGGTGGCCTTCGTCAAGGCTCAGCCACTGAGCAAGTCGCAATCGAACGCGATTGCCGACAATGCGGCCAAGAGAGGAAGCTCACACGGCCCGATCGACCTTCAGAAGGTCATGATGGCCCGCAACGCGGCGGCCGCGAGTTTCTCTCTCGTATCGGCCTATGCGCCCGAATCCGTCCAGGACACCAAGGAGCCGTTCGACGCGCTCTTCGGCGCCGCCAAATACGAACAGGACATGCCCCCCCCGGAAGATCCGGACAATCCGCACTGGTGGGCCCAGCGCCCCCTGCCCCAGTCCGTGTGGAAGCCGAAGCAGGAGCGGTGTCTGGCGGAGGCAATCTATTTCGAAGCGCGTGGTGAAAGCGAGGAAGGCCAGGTGGCGGTCGGCCAGGTGGTGCTGAACCGGGTCAAGAACCCGGCCTACCCGGACACGATCTGCGGCGTGGTCTACCAGAACAAGCACAGACGCAACCGCTGTCAGTTCTCGTTTGCCTGCGACGGCCTTGCGGACCGGATTTCACAGCCCGGCGCCTGGAAAACCGCCGAGAAAATCGCCAAGGAC contains these protein-coding regions:
- a CDS encoding cell wall hydrolase yields the protein MSWRRLKHLSIASFFAFAFLTKATGEQDIIALIAAEKAEAPRWTMALEPASFLTTLKPTLSLKAIRPPAPASGPQFRLASGIGKGSVTTIGGLDDIVRDTRPTEIPDVVAVNRAGKGNRLITMAPDRQMVEQASGTVFAMPSLIDGEKKAGMPRVAFVKAQPLSKSQSNAIADNAAKRGSSHGPIDLQKVMMARNAAAASFSLVSAYAPESVQDTKEPFDALFGAAKYEQDMPPPEDPDNPHWWAQRPLPQSVWKPKQERCLAEAIYFEARGESEEGQVAVGQVVLNRVKNPAYPDTICGVVYQNKHRRNRCQFSFACDGLADRISQPGAWKTAEKIAKDVIGGKQYLKMVDASTHYHATYVKPRWARAMVKRGQIGEHIFYKTYGGSWK